One genomic region from Brachionichthys hirsutus isolate HB-005 chromosome 24, CSIRO-AGI_Bhir_v1, whole genome shotgun sequence encodes:
- the arl13b gene encoding ADP-ribosylation factor-like protein 13B isoform X2 has protein sequence MFSLMANCCNWLKRWQEPARKVTLVMVGLDNAGKTSTVRGIQGDNPQDVAPTVGFSKIDLKQGKFEVTIFDLGGGKKIRGIWKNYYSESHGVVFVVDSGDARRIQETRDAMAEVLQHPRIAGKPVLVLANKQDQEGALAEADIIESLSLEKLVNENKCLCQIEPCSAILGYGKKLDKSIKKGLKWLLHNIAKDYEAIAERVQKDTDEQRAREEQDKEARAERVRRIREEREREEAEREGREMQEEEPDGGGTLNPFQPIATVIAQNEDKEKERKAQLELQTGGEEEEEEEGEEGDDDARQTPESGSGEPNKKKTRKLFLKRKHRVDPLRADDGPAESPTPPPPPPPVGWATPKVSRLPKLEPLGDSRHSEFDKKPLPPVANRPRPNGDAHHVC, from the exons ATGTTTAGCCTGATGGCGAATTGCTGCAACTGGTTGAAACGCTGGCAGGAGCCTGCGAG GAAAGTGACTCTGGTCATGGTGGGACTGGATAATGCGGGGAAGACATCCACCGTCCGAGGAATCCAAGGAg ACAACCCCCAGGACGTCGCTCCGACGGTCGGCTTCTCCAAGATCGACCTGAAGCAGGGGAAGTTCGAGGTGACCATCTTCGACCTGGGCGGCGGGAAGAAGATCCGCGGCATCTGGAAGAACTACTACTCGGAGTCGCACGGCGTCGTGTTCGTGGTGGACTCCGGCGACGCCCGGAGGATCCAGGAGACGCGGGACGCCATGGCCGAGGTCCTCCAGCATCCGCGGATCGCGGGGAAGCCCGTGCTGGT CCTTGCCAACAAGCAGGACCAGGAAGGCGCGCTGGCCGAAGCGGACATCATCGAGAGCCTCTCGTTGGAGAAGCTCGTCAACGAGAACAAGTGTCTCTGTCAGATC gagccgTGCTCGGCCATCCTGGGCTACGGCAAAAAGCTCGACAAGTCCATCAAGAAGGGCCTGAAGTGGCTCCTCCACAACATCGCCAAGGACTACGAGGCCATCGCCGAGCGCGTGCAGAAGGACACGGACGAGCAGCGAGCGCGGGAGGAGCAGGACAAGGAGGCGAGGGCGGAGAGGGTGCGGCGGATACgggaggagag AGAACGGGAAGAGGCGGAGCGCGAGGGACGGGAGATGCAAGAAGAGGAGCCCGATGGCGGCGGCACGCTCAACCCCTTTCAGCCCATCGCCACGGTGATCGCTCAG AATGAGGAtaaggaaaaggagaggaaggcgCAACTAGAGCTGCAGACGggcggcgaggaagaggaggaggaggagggggaagaggGGGACGACGACGCGAGGCAAACGCCAGAGAGCGGTTCAG GCGAGCCGAACAAAAAGAAGACgaggaagctgttcctgaagagGAAGCACCGGGTGGACCCGCTGAGGGCGGACGACGGGCCAGCGGAgagccccacccccccgccgccgcctcctccag tgggatGGGCGACGCCCAAAGTGTCTCGGCTGCCCAAGTTGGAGCCGCTCGGGGACTCCAGGCATTCCG AGTTTGACAAGAAGCCCCTCCCGCCCGTGGCGAACAGGCCGCGGCCCAACGGCGACGCCCACCACGTGTGCTGA
- the arl13b gene encoding ADP-ribosylation factor-like protein 13B isoform X1 — translation MFSLMANCCNWLKRWQEPARKVTLVMVGLDNAGKTSTVRGIQGDNPQDVAPTVGFSKIDLKQGKFEVTIFDLGGGKKIRGIWKNYYSESHGVVFVVDSGDARRIQETRDAMAEVLQHPRIAGKPVLVLANKQDQEGALAEADIIESLSLEKLVNENKCLCQIEPCSAILGYGKKLDKSIKKGLKWLLHNIAKDYEAIAERVQKDTDEQRAREEQDKEARAERVRRIREEREREEAEREGREMQEEEPDGGGTLNPFQPIATVIAQNEDKEKERKAQLELQTGGEEEEEEEGEEGDDDARQTPESGSGRWDILRGEDSFFGVFFAITNVLVAGEPNKKKTRKLFLKRKHRVDPLRADDGPAESPTPPPPPPPVGWATPKVSRLPKLEPLGDSRHSEFDKKPLPPVANRPRPNGDAHHVC, via the exons ATGTTTAGCCTGATGGCGAATTGCTGCAACTGGTTGAAACGCTGGCAGGAGCCTGCGAG GAAAGTGACTCTGGTCATGGTGGGACTGGATAATGCGGGGAAGACATCCACCGTCCGAGGAATCCAAGGAg ACAACCCCCAGGACGTCGCTCCGACGGTCGGCTTCTCCAAGATCGACCTGAAGCAGGGGAAGTTCGAGGTGACCATCTTCGACCTGGGCGGCGGGAAGAAGATCCGCGGCATCTGGAAGAACTACTACTCGGAGTCGCACGGCGTCGTGTTCGTGGTGGACTCCGGCGACGCCCGGAGGATCCAGGAGACGCGGGACGCCATGGCCGAGGTCCTCCAGCATCCGCGGATCGCGGGGAAGCCCGTGCTGGT CCTTGCCAACAAGCAGGACCAGGAAGGCGCGCTGGCCGAAGCGGACATCATCGAGAGCCTCTCGTTGGAGAAGCTCGTCAACGAGAACAAGTGTCTCTGTCAGATC gagccgTGCTCGGCCATCCTGGGCTACGGCAAAAAGCTCGACAAGTCCATCAAGAAGGGCCTGAAGTGGCTCCTCCACAACATCGCCAAGGACTACGAGGCCATCGCCGAGCGCGTGCAGAAGGACACGGACGAGCAGCGAGCGCGGGAGGAGCAGGACAAGGAGGCGAGGGCGGAGAGGGTGCGGCGGATACgggaggagag AGAACGGGAAGAGGCGGAGCGCGAGGGACGGGAGATGCAAGAAGAGGAGCCCGATGGCGGCGGCACGCTCAACCCCTTTCAGCCCATCGCCACGGTGATCGCTCAG AATGAGGAtaaggaaaaggagaggaaggcgCAACTAGAGCTGCAGACGggcggcgaggaagaggaggaggaggagggggaagaggGGGACGACGACGCGAGGCAAACGCCAGAGAGCGGTTCAGGTCGGTGGGACATCCTGCGAGGAGAAGATtcattttttggggttttttttgcgaTAACAAACGTCCTCGTCGCAGGCGAGCCGAACAAAAAGAAGACgaggaagctgttcctgaagagGAAGCACCGGGTGGACCCGCTGAGGGCGGACGACGGGCCAGCGGAgagccccacccccccgccgccgcctcctccag tgggatGGGCGACGCCCAAAGTGTCTCGGCTGCCCAAGTTGGAGCCGCTCGGGGACTCCAGGCATTCCG AGTTTGACAAGAAGCCCCTCCCGCCCGTGGCGAACAGGCCGCGGCCCAACGGCGACGCCCACCACGTGTGCTGA